In Arthrobacter ramosus, one DNA window encodes the following:
- a CDS encoding extracellular solute-binding protein gives MTNRFLAAAAVAVVAATAVTGCAQSSTASAQNNGASASPDKTITVFISGDTNVQNLWEKSLVPAFEKANPGYNVKVTLDLHGEHDAQTLAKLTSATEQNKEPDFDLVDGGFVSKASAANLLTSVSSQTISALNDVPQDVIKAGGTGGIPYRGSAVLLAYDTKTVGTPPKTLDELLAWIKANPGKFTYNSPKSGGSGGAFVATVLDKFVPADARAKMTVGYEKDLEKYWDQGFATLKDLNSSVFQSGVYPNGNQQTLDLLAKGQISMAPVWSDQFITGLTNGQIPSTVKATQISNPSFTGGAAYLGIPKSSPRQEAALKLANFVLSPDAQTMIIKEMSGFPAISLDKLPADVKDKFKDADTNNLRKGYFDQMGKDLNNLWDQKVPGQ, from the coding sequence ATGACCAACCGCTTTCTAGCAGCGGCCGCCGTCGCCGTTGTTGCAGCCACCGCTGTGACCGGCTGCGCTCAAAGCAGTACCGCTTCGGCCCAGAACAATGGCGCCAGCGCATCCCCGGACAAGACGATCACCGTGTTCATCAGCGGGGACACGAACGTCCAGAACCTGTGGGAGAAGAGCCTCGTTCCCGCCTTCGAAAAGGCCAACCCCGGCTACAACGTTAAGGTCACCCTCGATCTGCACGGCGAGCACGATGCCCAGACCCTGGCGAAACTGACCAGCGCCACGGAGCAGAACAAGGAACCTGATTTCGACCTCGTCGATGGCGGTTTTGTCTCCAAGGCCTCCGCAGCCAATCTGCTGACCTCCGTGAGCTCGCAAACGATTTCCGCCCTGAACGATGTCCCGCAGGACGTCATCAAGGCCGGCGGCACCGGTGGCATCCCGTACCGCGGCTCCGCGGTGCTCCTGGCATATGACACCAAGACAGTTGGCACTCCGCCGAAGACCCTTGACGAACTGCTCGCTTGGATCAAGGCAAACCCGGGCAAGTTCACCTACAACTCGCCTAAGTCGGGAGGGTCCGGCGGTGCATTCGTTGCCACCGTTCTGGACAAGTTCGTCCCTGCCGACGCCCGCGCCAAGATGACGGTGGGCTACGAGAAGGACCTTGAGAAGTACTGGGACCAGGGCTTCGCGACATTGAAAGACCTCAACTCGTCCGTCTTCCAGAGCGGCGTCTACCCCAACGGCAACCAGCAGACCCTTGATCTGCTCGCGAAGGGACAGATCTCCATGGCTCCGGTGTGGTCTGACCAGTTCATCACCGGCTTGACCAACGGCCAGATCCCGTCCACCGTGAAGGCCACCCAGATCAGCAACCCGTCCTTCACGGGCGGTGCCGCCTACCTCGGCATTCCCAAGTCCTCGCCCCGCCAGGAAGCGGCGCTGAAGCTTGCCAACTTCGTCCTCTCGCCCGACGCGCAGACCATGATCATCAAGGAAATGTCCGGTTTCCCGGCCATCAGCCTCGACAAACTGCCGGCTGATGTGAAGGACAAGTTCAAGGACGCAGACACCAACAACCTGCGCAAGGGCTACTTCGACCAGATGGGCAAAGACCTGAACAACCTCTGGGACCAGAAGGTTCCCGGCCAGTGA
- a CDS encoding COG4705 family protein: protein MMPEELTASPRVKDTLAVGGQLQNAVSRASASKVPEVTVLFWVVKILTTGMGETTSDFLVHRFEPEIALGLGFAALVISLVLQFRVRRYIPWVYWTAVAMVSVFGTMAADAVHVGLGVPYLASTLFFTVALAVVFLLWHRSEKTLSIHSITTRRRESFYWAAVLTTFALGTATGDLTAYTLGLGYLASGIMFAVVIAVPALARWRRLLAAIPAFWFAYILTRPLGASFSDWTAVSPDRGGLDWGTGPVSLALAAAIAVLVTFLTMNWKRALK from the coding sequence ATGATGCCCGAAGAACTCACCGCTAGCCCGCGGGTCAAGGACACCCTGGCTGTTGGCGGACAACTGCAAAACGCCGTCTCCCGAGCCTCCGCCTCGAAAGTACCCGAGGTGACAGTCCTGTTCTGGGTAGTGAAGATCCTCACTACCGGGATGGGCGAAACTACGTCCGATTTTCTTGTCCACCGTTTCGAACCCGAGATCGCTTTGGGCCTCGGGTTCGCGGCATTGGTGATTTCGTTGGTTCTGCAGTTCCGGGTCCGCCGGTATATCCCCTGGGTGTACTGGACCGCCGTCGCGATGGTCAGCGTGTTTGGGACCATGGCTGCTGACGCCGTTCACGTCGGGCTTGGCGTCCCCTACCTGGCGTCGACGCTGTTCTTCACCGTGGCGCTCGCCGTCGTTTTCCTGCTCTGGCACCGGAGCGAAAAGACCCTCTCCATCCACAGCATCACCACCCGGCGTCGGGAGTCCTTCTACTGGGCTGCGGTGCTGACAACCTTCGCACTTGGCACGGCCACTGGAGACCTGACCGCCTACACGCTGGGCCTGGGCTACCTTGCCTCAGGCATCATGTTCGCGGTTGTCATCGCTGTCCCCGCACTGGCCCGCTGGCGTCGCCTGCTGGCTGCGATCCCGGCCTTCTGGTTCGCGTACATCCTGACCCGGCCATTGGGGGCGTCCTTCTCTGACTGGACCGCTGTTTCCCCCGACCGAGGGGGACTCGACTGGGGCACCGGCCCCGTCAGCCTGGCCCTGGCCGCCGCGATAGCCGTCCTGGTCACGTTCCTGACGATGAATTGGAAGCGTGCCCTCAAATAG
- a CDS encoding ArsR/SmtB family transcription factor — translation MTTSTLVPVFAALGDETRWSILAALGEGDASASALAGRLPVTRQAIAKHLAVLQEAGLVESVRVGRELRYRVLGSQLSETARSLDRIGAEWDRRLAAIKRIAEGL, via the coding sequence GTGACCACGAGCACCCTGGTTCCAGTGTTCGCCGCGCTCGGCGACGAGACGAGGTGGAGCATTCTGGCTGCCCTCGGCGAGGGCGACGCATCGGCGTCGGCCCTCGCCGGGCGGCTCCCGGTCACCCGACAAGCGATCGCCAAGCACCTCGCGGTGCTGCAGGAGGCCGGACTCGTTGAATCGGTGCGCGTCGGCCGCGAACTGCGCTACAGGGTGCTCGGCTCGCAGCTGAGCGAGACGGCACGCAGCCTCGATCGCATCGGCGCAGAGTGGGACCGCCGCCTGGCCGCGATCAAGCGCATCGCGGAGGGGCTGTAA
- a CDS encoding SRPBCC family protein has protein sequence MTMTANQASVVDAGEFTVRRTITIAAPIEKVWAAITEAEHIARWFGQTAVLDEVAVGAGGVFSFEGYGAFPVLIEELDPPRMIAYRWSNDDARGTQPAEVDPDHSTVFRFTLEALDGGTRLTVVETGFDTTSDPAFNMESHRQGWDSELDELAAYVEGGS, from the coding sequence ATGACTATGACTGCAAACCAGGCCTCTGTCGTCGACGCCGGCGAGTTCACTGTGAGGCGCACCATCACCATCGCCGCACCAATCGAGAAGGTTTGGGCCGCGATCACCGAGGCCGAGCACATTGCGCGGTGGTTTGGACAAACCGCCGTCCTCGATGAGGTCGCCGTCGGTGCCGGCGGTGTCTTCTCTTTCGAAGGATACGGCGCCTTCCCGGTGCTGATCGAGGAGCTCGACCCGCCGCGAATGATCGCCTACCGCTGGAGCAACGACGACGCGCGCGGCACCCAGCCGGCCGAGGTCGACCCTGACCACTCGACCGTGTTCCGCTTCACGCTTGAAGCGCTCGACGGCGGAACGCGGCTCACCGTCGTCGAGACCGGCTTCGACACGACGAGCGATCCGGCGTTCAACATGGAGAGCCACCGCCAGGGCTGGGACTCGGAGCTGGACGAACTGGCAGCTTATGTCGAGGGTGGGTCGTGA
- a CDS encoding response regulator, whose product MIRTLVVDDDFRVARIHASRVAKIEGYECVGEAHTAAEAREAVRLLKPDLLLLDVYLPDEDGISLLRSLQGAGEKLDAVMITAARDLETVRAAMRGGAVYYLVKPFGFEQLQTQLEAYRRWRQESESRTVADQATVDQLFSLRRTAPPAKAPRRLPPTMQKVLDMVVHSTEPLGASEIAGSVGISRPTAQRYLSELERKGLIDLHLAYGSTGRPVNTYLPRKG is encoded by the coding sequence ATGATCCGGACCTTGGTGGTCGACGACGACTTCCGCGTAGCGCGCATCCACGCCAGCCGCGTGGCCAAAATCGAGGGATACGAATGCGTCGGTGAGGCCCACACCGCGGCGGAGGCCAGGGAAGCGGTGCGGCTGCTCAAACCAGACCTGCTTCTCCTCGATGTCTACCTTCCGGATGAAGACGGAATCAGCCTGTTGAGGTCGCTTCAGGGAGCCGGCGAAAAGCTCGACGCCGTCATGATCACCGCCGCCCGGGACCTTGAGACCGTACGGGCTGCCATGCGCGGAGGAGCGGTGTACTACCTCGTCAAACCGTTTGGCTTCGAGCAACTGCAAACCCAGCTCGAGGCCTACCGGCGCTGGCGGCAGGAGTCAGAGTCCCGGACCGTGGCCGACCAGGCGACCGTGGACCAGCTCTTCAGCCTGCGCCGGACGGCTCCTCCCGCCAAAGCACCCCGGCGCCTGCCGCCCACGATGCAAAAGGTCCTCGATATGGTGGTTCACTCCACGGAACCCTTGGGCGCATCGGAGATTGCGGGCAGCGTCGGAATCAGCCGCCCCACGGCCCAGCGCTATCTCAGCGAACTCGAACGCAAGGGACTCATTGACCTGCATTTAGCCTACGGATCGACGGGGCGCCCGGTGAATACGTACCTGCCGCGCAAGGGTTGA
- a CDS encoding sensor histidine kinase produces the protein MHPELRGLRFFGARWKARPLASQILVWLLCILFVTVTLGALLYTQISNQTLEDQYRLRALGIATTVAQMPEIVTSLGNGDPTHSIQAIATKVQSQAQPDYVVVTDRKGVRYSHPNPGLIGQTLEEPVAVLDGQTHVGIDKGSLGDSVNAKAPVRAADGTVVGQVSVGILETTESSELAKQVLLIAGYSAVVLVISAMGSALLARRIKRVTFDLEPVEIASLLQEREALLHGIREAMIGFDDDGRVTVINSEARTLLHLEENVLGEKIEDLLPAGRLRSLLTGQISGTDQIVITEDALLVVNRMSVALAGRSIGSVVTLRDRTEVEGLVRDLRSVEGLMEALRAQEHEYANRLHVVDGLLELGDVDQARNFVSRISDTSRSLGEGLRSRIEPPELAALLLAKITVAAEQDVGISVTDDSQLRQPFLETQALLTIVGNLLDNAVEILAEQPAPREVTIQLDDSSGIFICVTDNGPGVPAALVGTITADGFTTKEPRPGMRRGIGLALVSRIVHRAGGTMDVFPGPGGRFEIWLPEPHMESDAPVMTGKSIE, from the coding sequence GTGCATCCAGAGTTGCGTGGCTTGCGATTTTTCGGCGCGCGCTGGAAGGCGCGGCCGCTTGCCTCCCAGATCCTGGTGTGGCTGCTCTGCATCCTCTTTGTGACAGTCACTTTGGGCGCGCTTCTCTACACCCAGATCAGCAACCAGACCCTCGAGGACCAGTACCGGCTCCGGGCACTGGGGATCGCGACGACGGTGGCGCAAATGCCGGAAATCGTGACGTCGCTGGGGAACGGGGATCCAACGCACTCGATTCAGGCGATTGCGACGAAGGTCCAGTCCCAAGCGCAGCCGGACTACGTCGTCGTCACCGACCGGAAAGGTGTCCGGTACTCCCACCCCAATCCGGGCCTCATTGGACAGACCCTGGAAGAACCCGTAGCCGTCCTGGACGGGCAGACCCATGTCGGCATCGACAAAGGCAGCCTCGGCGACTCGGTCAACGCCAAGGCGCCGGTACGCGCGGCGGACGGGACCGTCGTCGGGCAGGTCTCGGTGGGAATCCTGGAGACCACGGAAAGCAGCGAACTCGCCAAACAGGTGTTGCTGATTGCCGGCTATTCGGCCGTAGTCCTCGTGATCAGCGCCATGGGCTCCGCCCTGCTGGCGCGCAGAATCAAGCGGGTCACTTTCGATCTCGAACCGGTGGAGATTGCGTCCCTGTTGCAGGAGCGCGAAGCCCTGCTGCACGGCATCCGCGAAGCGATGATCGGCTTTGACGACGACGGCCGGGTCACCGTCATCAACTCCGAGGCGCGCACCCTGCTGCACCTGGAAGAAAACGTGCTGGGAGAGAAGATCGAGGATCTTCTGCCCGCCGGGAGGCTTCGTTCCCTGCTGACCGGACAGATCAGCGGTACCGACCAGATCGTGATCACCGAGGACGCCTTGCTGGTGGTGAACCGGATGTCCGTTGCCTTGGCCGGGAGGAGCATAGGCTCCGTGGTCACCCTGCGCGACCGCACGGAAGTTGAAGGCCTGGTGCGTGACCTTCGCTCCGTCGAAGGCCTGATGGAGGCCCTGCGTGCCCAAGAGCATGAGTACGCCAACCGCCTCCACGTGGTGGACGGACTCCTGGAACTCGGAGACGTGGACCAGGCGCGGAATTTCGTCTCCCGGATTTCGGACACCTCGCGCTCGCTTGGCGAGGGCTTGCGCTCGCGGATCGAGCCGCCGGAGCTCGCGGCCCTGCTGCTCGCGAAAATCACCGTGGCTGCTGAGCAGGATGTCGGGATCTCGGTGACGGACGACTCGCAGCTGCGCCAACCGTTCCTCGAAACCCAAGCGCTGCTGACGATCGTCGGGAACCTCCTGGACAACGCCGTCGAAATCCTCGCCGAGCAACCCGCGCCGCGCGAGGTGACTATCCAGCTGGACGATTCCTCGGGCATTTTCATTTGCGTGACCGACAATGGGCCCGGTGTTCCTGCAGCATTGGTGGGCACGATCACCGCCGACGGGTTCACGACCAAGGAACCGCGGCCGGGAATGCGTCGTGGGATAGGCCTTGCGCTGGTGAGCAGGATCGTTCACCGTGCAGGAGGCACGATGGATGTTTTCCCGGGCCCGGGGGGACGCTTTGAAATCTGGTTGCCGGAACCGCACATGGAATCCGACGCCCCGGTCATGACAGGAAAATCAATCGAATGA
- a CDS encoding amidase family protein — translation MTIPPGSQDPKAWHHALSISRLAGSERRSRRTAMDFAGVQALVSPTLPSIAPIEADMSHSLTGSTGKDSLSSALMMLSPANLTGMPGLSIPCGFAGGQPVGMHFLGREFAEADLLGIAHVYEKHTSWHTKVPVRG, via the coding sequence GTGACAATTCCGCCTGGCTCACAGGATCCGAAAGCGTGGCACCACGCGCTGTCCATCAGCAGGCTGGCCGGTTCCGAACGTCGCTCGAGACGGACTGCCATGGACTTCGCCGGAGTCCAGGCATTGGTGTCTCCGACGCTGCCGTCCATCGCGCCGATCGAGGCGGACATGTCCCATTCGCTGACCGGTTCAACAGGCAAGGACTCCCTCTCCAGCGCGCTCATGATGCTTTCACCGGCCAACCTCACCGGAATGCCCGGACTGAGCATCCCCTGCGGATTCGCCGGAGGACAACCGGTCGGGATGCACTTCCTGGGACGGGAATTCGCGGAGGCAGACCTCTTGGGCATCGCGCACGTCTATGAGAAACACACCTCGTGGCACACCAAGGTGCCGGTCCGCGGCTGA
- a CDS encoding PepSY domain-containing protein encodes MNKVRKIAVGAALIGAVAGGGALTAMALPANAATTDTSTASPSAPATDGGTHGNETALTGDTASKVKAAVLAANSGATVENMTTEDDGSAAYEAHITKSDGTHATVKLDTSFKVTATETGGPGGGKGGHGNHGNETDLSGDTASKVKAAVLAANSGATVENMTTEDDGSAAYEAHITKSDGTHATVKLDASFKITATETGGPGH; translated from the coding sequence GTGAACAAAGTCCGGAAAATCGCAGTGGGAGCGGCCCTGATCGGCGCCGTCGCAGGCGGCGGAGCCCTCACCGCCATGGCCCTGCCGGCCAACGCCGCAACTACCGACACCTCGACCGCCAGCCCATCCGCCCCCGCCACGGACGGCGGCACGCACGGAAACGAAACGGCCCTGACCGGCGACACGGCAAGCAAGGTCAAGGCCGCTGTTCTGGCCGCCAACTCCGGCGCCACGGTGGAGAACATGACCACCGAAGACGACGGCAGCGCCGCCTACGAAGCCCACATCACGAAGTCGGACGGCACGCACGCCACCGTCAAGCTCGATACGAGCTTCAAGGTGACCGCGACCGAAACCGGCGGCCCCGGAGGCGGGAAGGGCGGCCATGGCAACCACGGAAACGAAACCGACCTCAGCGGTGACACCGCGAGCAAGGTCAAGGCCGCTGTTCTGGCCGCCAACTCCGGCGCCACGGTGGAGAACATGACCACCGAAGACGACGGCAGCGCCGCCTACGAAGCCCACATCACGAAGTCGGACGGCACGCACGCCACCGTCAAGCTCGATGCGAGCTTCAAAATCACCGCAACCGAAACCGGCGGCCCCGGTCACTAA
- a CDS encoding YciI family protein, with protein sequence MQFVVFYSSDPSALPGLQAVYSRHVEYMQAFAAEGGLIGIGTFNNPAVNGSMGIFTSKERAEQFIAGDPFVLEGLAVPSEIREWNAVMFSSQGPA encoded by the coding sequence ATGCAATTCGTCGTCTTCTACAGCTCGGATCCTTCGGCACTCCCGGGACTCCAGGCCGTCTACTCCAGGCACGTTGAATATATGCAGGCGTTCGCCGCCGAGGGCGGCCTGATCGGCATCGGGACTTTCAACAACCCCGCCGTAAACGGTTCGATGGGCATCTTCACCAGCAAGGAAAGGGCGGAGCAGTTCATCGCGGGCGATCCTTTCGTCCTGGAGGGGCTTGCCGTACCGAGCGAGATCCGGGAATGGAACGCAGTCATGTTCAGCTCACAGGGTCCCGCCTGA
- a CDS encoding SRPBCC family protein, protein MGEQLTTIEVEEFLPYSPAKVWRALTEPGLIARWLMENDFKATVGHQFQMRGIPVPAVGFSGLVASEVLDVETEKLLRISWRDAHSGNSLNSTVTWSITAEDPGTRLSLVHDGFDPNEPTHVASHRIMSGGWRNHVLPRLGQTLAELDSPELDSPELDS, encoded by the coding sequence ATGGGTGAACAACTTACGACCATCGAGGTCGAAGAATTCCTGCCGTATTCGCCTGCCAAGGTTTGGCGGGCGCTGACGGAGCCCGGGCTGATCGCCCGCTGGTTGATGGAAAACGACTTCAAAGCAACCGTCGGGCACCAGTTCCAGATGCGCGGGATTCCCGTTCCGGCAGTCGGTTTCAGCGGCTTGGTGGCCAGCGAAGTCCTTGACGTCGAAACGGAGAAGCTACTGCGTATCTCATGGCGGGACGCACACTCCGGAAACAGCCTCAACAGCACGGTGACCTGGTCAATCACCGCGGAGGACCCGGGCACCCGGCTGTCCCTCGTCCACGACGGGTTCGATCCCAACGAGCCGACGCATGTGGCATCGCACCGCATCATGAGCGGGGGATGGCGAAACCACGTGCTCCCGCGGCTCGGTCAGACCCTGGCCGAACTCGACAGCCCCGAACTCGACAGCCCTGAACTCGACAGCTAA
- a CDS encoding PadR family transcriptional regulator: protein MKGIHDNKHTDCGPDMERFGRGRSRRGPHGHGGFGPGRGFGPGRGFGPGFGPGFGPGFGPGGQRRANKGDVRFAILSLLAEAPSNGYGLIKTIAEKTSGSWRPSPGSVYPTLQQLVDEELIAPVGEGRRTEFTLTDAGKAYVAEHAEELENAWNIDPEGSGPAFHQSVAKLMGVIHQFRFAATDEQRTAAMEKIDETRRALYHILAD, encoded by the coding sequence ATGAAAGGCATTCACGACAACAAGCACACAGATTGCGGTCCGGACATGGAACGCTTCGGACGCGGCCGGAGCCGTCGCGGACCCCACGGACACGGCGGATTCGGACCTGGCCGCGGATTTGGGCCGGGCCGCGGTTTCGGACCGGGCTTCGGGCCGGGCTTTGGCCCGGGCTTTGGTCCCGGCGGCCAGCGCCGGGCCAATAAGGGCGACGTTCGTTTCGCGATCCTCTCCCTGCTGGCCGAAGCGCCATCCAATGGATACGGACTCATCAAGACGATTGCCGAGAAGACGTCCGGATCGTGGCGCCCAAGCCCGGGCTCCGTCTATCCGACGCTGCAGCAGCTCGTTGACGAGGAGCTCATTGCACCCGTCGGCGAAGGTCGGCGCACCGAGTTCACACTCACCGATGCAGGGAAAGCATACGTAGCGGAGCACGCCGAGGAGCTGGAAAATGCGTGGAACATCGATCCAGAAGGATCAGGACCCGCGTTTCACCAGAGCGTGGCAAAGCTTATGGGGGTTATCCACCAATTCCGCTTCGCCGCAACCGACGAACAACGCACGGCGGCCATGGAAAAGATCGACGAAACCCGGCGAGCGCTTTACCACATCCTCGCTGACTAG
- a CDS encoding GNAT family N-acetyltransferase, producing MIHVEPDDPARADVNQLLSEHLADMFATSPAESVHALDHSALSATSITFWTARDGGTLLGCGALKLIESSDGAAKHGEIKSMRTTASARGRGVATLVLKHILDEGRSRNYEHIFLETGTEDYFAPARRLYVRNGFTECPPFADYTLDPHSVFMELRL from the coding sequence ATGATTCACGTTGAGCCCGACGATCCGGCACGCGCGGATGTCAACCAACTCCTGAGCGAACACCTGGCGGACATGTTCGCCACATCGCCGGCCGAAAGTGTCCACGCGCTGGATCATTCGGCGCTTTCCGCGACGTCGATCACCTTTTGGACGGCCCGCGACGGCGGCACCCTCCTCGGGTGTGGCGCGCTCAAACTCATTGAATCCTCGGACGGCGCAGCGAAGCACGGCGAAATCAAGTCGATGCGCACCACGGCCAGTGCGCGGGGGCGGGGCGTCGCCACTCTCGTGCTCAAGCACATCCTGGACGAAGGCCGAAGCCGAAACTACGAGCACATTTTCCTGGAGACAGGAACCGAGGACTATTTCGCTCCCGCACGGCGCCTGTACGTCCGCAACGGATTCACCGAGTGCCCACCTTTTGCCGACTACACCCTGGATCCACACAGCGTTTTCATGGAACTCCGCCTCTGA
- a CDS encoding amidohydrolase translates to MSGCEAVLAGLEAQLGWIRDTYIDLHRHPELSLEEHGTSMLLEEKLAAFGYAVTRIGGTGVVGILANGDGPTVLARADMDALPVTEATGLPYASAVDGVMHACGHDLHVAGLLGAAKLMADGRAAWSGTYIALFQPGEEIGAGSQAMVDDGLVAKVPRPDVAFAQHVMPIPAGRIATTAGPVLSAADSLKITVHGKGAHGSMPHMSVDPVVLASSIVIRLQSIVSRETKPGDFAVVTVGAFNAGATSNIIPDRATLLLNIRTYDTRVRASVLAAIERIVKGECSAAGSPQDPDFEYYEQFPLTSNDEAVTEKVRAAFSAHFGADSVRQALRQTASEDFSRIPDAFGVPYTFWLLGGVDPETYRAAVERGTVARDIPANHSPLFAPVIDPTLSIGVQTHVVSALSYLATEGATP, encoded by the coding sequence ATGAGCGGTTGCGAAGCAGTCCTGGCAGGCCTTGAAGCACAGCTCGGTTGGATCCGGGATACGTACATCGATCTGCATAGGCACCCCGAGCTAAGCCTCGAGGAGCATGGGACTTCGATGCTCCTCGAGGAGAAACTCGCGGCGTTCGGCTATGCCGTAACACGCATCGGGGGCACCGGCGTCGTCGGTATCCTCGCAAACGGGGACGGCCCAACAGTGCTTGCCCGCGCAGACATGGACGCGCTACCGGTGACCGAGGCTACCGGGCTGCCTTATGCGTCTGCCGTCGACGGGGTCATGCACGCGTGCGGGCACGACCTGCATGTCGCCGGACTGCTCGGCGCAGCCAAGCTCATGGCCGACGGGCGCGCGGCATGGTCCGGGACGTACATCGCGCTGTTCCAGCCTGGCGAAGAGATCGGGGCTGGATCCCAGGCGATGGTCGACGACGGACTCGTCGCCAAAGTGCCGCGGCCCGACGTCGCCTTCGCCCAGCATGTGATGCCGATCCCGGCGGGGAGGATCGCCACCACGGCCGGCCCAGTCCTGTCGGCCGCGGACTCGCTCAAGATCACCGTGCACGGGAAGGGCGCGCACGGCTCGATGCCACACATGTCCGTTGACCCGGTGGTGCTGGCCTCTTCGATCGTGATCAGGCTGCAGTCCATCGTCTCGCGGGAGACCAAGCCGGGCGACTTCGCGGTTGTCACTGTGGGGGCGTTCAACGCCGGAGCGACGTCGAACATCATCCCGGACCGAGCTACCCTCTTGCTCAACATCCGCACTTACGACACCCGGGTCCGTGCGTCCGTCCTCGCGGCCATTGAGCGGATAGTCAAGGGCGAGTGCTCCGCCGCCGGATCACCGCAAGACCCTGATTTCGAGTACTACGAGCAATTCCCGCTCACCAGCAACGACGAGGCCGTGACAGAGAAGGTCCGGGCCGCATTCTCCGCCCACTTCGGGGCGGACTCCGTGCGCCAGGCCTTACGGCAGACCGCGTCCGAGGACTTCAGCCGCATTCCGGACGCTTTCGGGGTGCCATACACGTTCTGGCTCCTAGGCGGCGTGGATCCCGAAACCTACCGGGCCGCCGTCGAACGCGGAACAGTAGCCCGGGACATTCCGGCCAACCACTCCCCGCTCTTCGCGCCGGTGATCGATCCGACTCTGTCCATTGGCGTCCAAACCCACGTGGTCTCAGCACTGTCTTACCTGGCGACGGAAGGCGCAACACCATGA